From Acanthopagrus latus isolate v.2019 chromosome 22, fAcaLat1.1, whole genome shotgun sequence, the proteins below share one genomic window:
- the LOC119012420 gene encoding pleurocidin-like peptide WF3, protein MKCTVVFLVLSMVVLMAEPGEGFLGLLISGAISAGTMIHDLVRQHHGDLQLEQLEQQLEQLEQQQQLDKRSLDAFH, encoded by the exons aTGAAGTGTACTGTTGTCTTTCTTGTGTTGTCCATGGTGGTTCTCATGGCTGAACCTGGAGAGGGTTTTCTTGGATTGCTTATCAGTGGAGCCATCTCTG cTGGCACGATGATCCACGA TCTTGTCCGCCAACACCATGGGGACttgcagctggagcagctggagcagcagctagagcagctggagcagcagcagcagcttgacaAACGTTCTCTTGATGCATTTCACTAG